The DNA region GACTCAAGATCTTAGTCGATTAGCCACTTATCCCGAAAAATTTCTCTATCCATCTCCTCTCGATCCTTTACCCGACCAACCGCAAATTCTCGAAGCTCGTGCATTGTGCGATCGCCTCCTAAAAGCCCGCTGGGAATTACCGCATCATCAACTGATTCCCTTCCTTGCGATGACCCTCGACTATAGCGGTACGGAATTGGCGACGGTTCAAAAATTATCCGAACGCATTGCTCAAGAGGTCACCGACAAAAAATCTCTACAACAAACCCTCAGCATTCTGCAAAATCTGATGCGAGATGGCTTTAAAGATATTGATGAAGACACTGACTCTGCTTATACGCGCAAAAATCAGGTGACTATTCTGACGATGCACAAAGCGAAAGGCTTGGATTGGGATTATGTGTTTGTGCCGTTTCTCCATGAGGACGAAATTTCTGGGGAAGCTTGGGTGCCTAATGCCGCGAAATTTTTAGGAGATTATACGTTGGCGGAAGTGGCGCGGGCGCAAATTCGGCAGTTTGTGCATCGACAGGAGAAGGACTCATCGGATGAAACCGCTTTTCTCGATCCCAAGGGGGCTTGGAATGAAGCGCAATTACTCAAGCAGGAAGAGGAGTATCGGTTGCTCTATGTGGCGATGACTCGTGCGAAACGGTTGTTATGGTTATCGGCAGCTCAGGAAACGGCTTTTTCTTGGAGTGTGTTTCAACCGAATAAGAGTTCTCTCAAGGCAAAGGAAATGAGTCGTGCCCTGCAACATATTCGCACTCATTGCTGATTATTAGTTTATAAGACTGTGGCGATCGCCTGTTCGAGTTCAGGTTTCGATAGCTCAGTGACAATAAATACTTCCTGTACTGATTTTCCTTTGCGAGCAATCAGTTTAAAACCCCCTCTGAGGGGTACAGAAATTCGGAGTTTGAGTTTGGGAATATTGCCTTTTGCTCGACTGAGAGCACCGGGCGTAATCGTGCGAATACCGCGATAATCTACCAGCTTTTTTAAAATTGGAATCAAGCCATCAAGATGGGTTGAATGATTCCAGACTAAACGACCTGCTTCATCAGAATGGCTCATTTAAGCAGCCTCTAGGGGAGCCATCGTCAAACCTGCTCGCCGTAACTGTTGGTGATAAAGCTCTGCTGGTTCTTGGGGGCCGACCCAAACCGTTGCTTGTCCATCGAAATGCACCTGATTTGTTAAATCCCACGCGCGATCGCTCGTCATATTAGGGATATAGGTCATGATGCTTTCTGCCACGTGCTGAAACGTATTCACATCGTCATTTAAAACAATCACCTTAAAATTTGGGTAAGGTTTGCGAATTGTTTTACTGGCGCTTTCTGGAGTAATCGTCGGAGCCGTTGGCATGGGATATGTTGGTGATAATTAAAATAAAATAAATCTAAGATTACGTCGTTAAATCGCTTTCTCTACAAAGCTTTGAGCGATTTATATGATGGTAATGCTTAAGCAATATTCTAAAGAGCTACTTCTGAAATGACAAGGCAAGTCGCGGTTCTCGTCACAGGATCTCCAAATTGGGCGATCGCCGGAGCTAGAAAACGTTTTATAACTAATTTGGAATTTGGGGTTGCGTTTCTCAAAAAGCGATGCTAGATTGTATAACTGTGTTGAGTAACACAAACGGGTCGTTAGCTCAGCGGTAGAGCACTCGGCTTTTAACCGATCGGTCCAGAGTTCGAATCTCTGACGACCCATTTTTTTAGAGAATCCTGCAAAATTAAGTTTTTGCGGGTTTTTTGATTTTTAGGATAATGCTGAAGATAGTTGAGAATGTAGTCAGGTATGATGGCGTTGTCAAAATTTTGAATTACACTGACGGCTGAAAATATGGCTTGGCAACGTCCAGATAATCGCACCTTTGATCAACTTCGTCCTTTCAAGTTTGAGGTGGATTTTACAAAGTTTGCCAAAGCCTCTGTTCTGACATCCTGTGGCGATACAAAGGTTTTGTGCACGATTTCGGTTGAGGATCGGGTGCCACCCTTTTTGCGAGATAGCGGGCAGGGTTGGCTCACGGCAGAGTATCGGATGATGCCCGGTGCAACGCCTGAACGTCAGCGACGTGAATTCATGAAATTATCGGGACGTACTCAAGAAATTCAGCGGTTAATTGGCCGCAGTTTACGAGCCGCAGTGGATCTCAAAGCGCTTGGCGAAAGAACAATCACAGTTGATGCCGATGTGATGCAGGCTGATGGTGGAACGCGCACAACGTCGATTACTGGTGGTTTTGTCGGGGTGGCGATCGCCTGTGACCGTTTAGTAAAAGAAGGCATCTTAGAAAAGTCCCCAATTATTGCGCCAGTCGCTGCGATTTCTGTGGGTATTATCGAAGGAGAAGCGTTTCTCGACTTAAATTACCCCGAAGATTTTGCCGCAGATGTCGACTTTAATGTAGTGATGATTGACGGTAAAAATCTAATCGAAGTCCAAGGTACTGCTGAAGCTGGCAGTTATACTCGGGCTGAACTAAACAAGATTCTTGACGTTGCTGAAACAGGCATTCAAGAATTAACAGCTCTGCAAAACTTAGCGATTGATGGCTCTGAATAAAAGCGTTTGATTTTTAGACTTTTTTCAAACCCCAAAGAAAATAATGGTTGTTTTGTACTAAATTGAAAGTGTTAGCTATTTAGTACAAAGAAACTATGGAAAATAAAAACAATGAGCCTTCGCAAATTGGGCTGAGTTTAGTCTGTTCGGAAAAAGTCGTACTAAAGTTTCTTGGGATCCTATTCTTTTTGATTGCAGCTTTATTGCAACTTAACCACGGAGAAAAGATGGAAATTCCTACTTTTGAATTTCACGAGCAACACTCAAGGTTTTAATTTGCGTTATTTGATCATTTGCATTCAAATTTAAGAGGTTTTTTATGTCACGTGGTGGTTTCCGAGAAAAATCTGGTCGTAAACCCAAATGGGGGCCAGGGGAAAAAACCTGTAGAGTTCCTGTTCCACAGTCAATTCGCTATGCATTAGAGGATGCTATTGAGGAGTTATGGCATGGTGAAGGCCTACGTGGTCAAGCTCTAATTGATGCATTACTCTCTATTCGATTCCGTAAACTTCCCAAATACAACGCAGCAGTTTCTGCCGGTGGTAATCGAACATCTAGTGCTGGGGGAGAAGTGCGAGGAAGTGATTATGAAGAAGTTGATTTATTTGAAGAACTGATCACAAAACCCGAAAATATGATGATTCTTCCAGTTGTTGGGGATTCAATGATTGGTATTGGTATCTATCAAGATGATTGGTTGATTGTCGAGAAAATAGACCCTTTATTCGAAAGACCTAAGGAAGGAGATATTGTTATTGCCTCAATAAATGATGAGGATGTAGTGAAGCGATATCTGCGAGAAAATGGACAGATTGTATTAGCTTCCGAAAATCCGGACTATCCTCCTATTAAGTACTCTGAAGGCTCGATTTATATCTCAGGAATCGTCAAATCCGTTATTCGTCGTAACTTGTAAAATACCCTAGACTTTTAAGATCAACAAAGTTACGTTCACCGAAACAAGCCTTGATATATTTATACGAGTTCAAACTGTCCGTCATTTTGGGAAATAAACAATATGCTCGCGAAACGAATTTTGCCTTGCCTTGATGTCAATGCTGGACGGGTTGTTAAAGGTGTGAATTTCGTAGATCTCAAAGATGCAGGCGATCCTGTTGAGTTGGCGAAGGTTTATAACGATGCAGGCGCAGATGAATTAGTTTTTCTCGACATTACGGCGACCCACGAAGATCGCGGCACGATTATTGATGTCGTTTATCGGACTGCCGAACAGGTTTTTATTCCTTTGACCGTTGGTGGTGGTATCAGTAATACAGACCAAATCAAAAATCTCCTGCGGGCTGGTGCAGATAAAGTCAGTATAAATTCCTCTGCAGTGCGTAATCCTGATTTTATTAATGAGGCTGCTGATCGATTTGGAAATCAGTGCATTGTTGTGGCGATTGATGCGCGTCGTCGTGAAGACCCTGAAAATCCAGGTTGGGACGTTTATGTGCGGGGTGGTCGTGAAAATACAGGCATTGATGCGCTCGAATGGGCAAAAGAAATGGCGCAACGTGGCGCAGGTGAATTGCTCGTAACAAGTATGGATGCTGATGGCACTCAAGCTGGCTACGACCTCGAAATCACTCGGGCGATCGCCGATGCTGTGGAAATCCCTGTCATTGCGTCTGGTGGCGCAGGCAATACCCACCACATTTATGAAGCCCTCACCGATGGCAAAGCAGAAGCAGCCCTACTCGCTTCACTCTTGCACTACGGACAACTTACCGTTGCCGAAATCAAAACTTACTTACAACAACACAAAGTTCCAGTTCGCCCCAACCGCTAAATAATGGAGACTTCCTTAAATAAGTTTGTAAAAGAATATTTTTCTGCTAGCTGGGCTTGACAAAAAACAATGATTGTTCATTTCGAGGCAGTGTAGACATCGATTTCTCCGTAATCCTTAGGAATTAAGCAATACAGAATATCTTGGCAAATCTTAAGATACCCTGAACGATCCACCAAGATGTGGGGAAAGATGTACTAGAATAAACATCAATTAACAAAAATTAAAATATGCTGGTTCCGATTCTCATATTCAATGTCGCTCTTGTGGCGTGGTCGCTCCACCTCATGCAGCAAGCATTTGATCAACAGGAGTTCTCTCTAATGTTGGCTGGAACCCTAGTGGCAGCCGCAGCTGCGGGAATGATGGTTGTTTATTTCCTCATGAACCATTGCCTTAGTAAACTATTACTCACCTAGTTCTTCGCCCGACTAATTATTTCTGAATCAACTTTTCATGTCAGAAATTTTATTTTGATTATTTTTTAAGTGAATCCCTTGGGATATTGTTGCGAGGAGATTCCCTTCGTTCGAACGCAACAAAAAAATGTGGGTCTCTTTGATGAAAAGATCTCCACATTACCGGAATTTATTATGCGGCTAAACCTTGCAATATAGCCAGCTGAGAAAAAGAACTAAATTACTAGCGCTGGGCTTTTACTGAGGAAGTTTCGAGAGCTTCTACTAATTTGCGTACGGCTGCGACCATTGCCAAAGGATCGTTGAGCTTATTGATTGCAGAGCCAACACCGATACCCATTGCACCTGCGGCGATCGCCATAGGAGCCGTGACATCAGAGAGACCAGACGCACACATGACAGGCACATCAACTGCACGGGCGATCGCATGGGCTGCCGCAAGAGTAGGAGCCGCCTTTTCGATCAAGCCGAGCGTACCGGCACTGATGGGGTGACTCGCTTTACCACCTTCAGTTTGAATAATGTCAGCACCAGCAGTAACCAGAGCCTCTGCGAGAGCAACTTGCTCATCTAATGCCAAAATGTGAGGCACTGTGACAGACAGCGTGACGTTGGGAAGTAGAGCGCGAGTTTCTTTTGTAAGAGCTAGAACTTCTTCTGCTTCAAAGCGACGGCCTTCTTCATAGAACGCATCAAAATTACCGATTTCAACGAGATCCGCACCAGCATCAACCGCATCTTTTAAAACCTGAGCATCAACCGCAGATACACAAACAAGCAAAGAAATGGTTTCTTTTACTTGGCGAATTAATTCTGCATCCGCCGCAATATCCACAAACGTTGCACCACCCATCTCCGCCGCCTTCACCACAGCGAGAACATTGTCAGTGTCCAAATTTTTGAGACCACTAATTACTTTTAATGCCCGACGTTGAGCAAAGGCATTTTTTAGCATGACATCCATAAGATCTAAATATGTACTAAATATTTTGAGTCCTTTATAGTTTATCTCCCAATGTTCATAGCACTGTGTTCAAAGCGCTGACTTCAGTAAAATTAGTCCCATCAATAATTTAATTTGCAGAGTCTAACGAAAATAAGCCGATGACTGATATCGAACGTCCCCCAGAGCAATGCGATGAAACTTTAAAAAATTGTGTTGACAACTTAGGAATTTCACAAATTGATCGCCATGTGTTTATTTGTGCAGATCAAACCAAACCGAAATGTTGTGATAAAGCTGCCAGTATTGAGGCCTGGAACTACTTGAAAACACGTCTCAAGGAGTTGGAATTAGATCGTGTATCCACAGAATCTCCCCACATTTTCCGGACAAAGGCGAATTGTCTCAGGGTTTGTAATCAAGGCCCAGTTCTCGTGATCTACCCTGATGGGGTTTGGTATCGCAATGCTTCTCCGGCACTCATCGAACGGATTATTCAAGAACATCTGCTCGGCGATCGCCCTGTGAGAGAGTATGTCATTGCGGAATATCCCCTACCTCAACCCTAAAACTTTACAAAGTTGAAGAACAAACTTTGACACTTTTTTATATAGAGCACGAGATTTGGTTGCTAAGATTTGATTAACATTGCAGAACCCTTTCAAGTATGAGCGATTCCCTGAACCCCCAGACCACCAAGCTGCTTCTAATCGATGATGATCCAAATCTCATCCTTTTAGTGCAAGATTATCTCGAATTTCGGGGTTATCAAATTATGACTGCCAACAACGGTGCCGAAGGCCTAAAAGCGCTTGAAGAAGACGTTCCAGATCTCATTATTTGTGATGTCATGATGCCTGAAATGGATGGCTACTCTTTTATTCAAGAAGTCCGTAAAAATGCCAAGACCAGTTGGATTCCAGTTATTTTTCTCTCCGCAAAAAGTCAGATTCAAGACCGTATTCAAGGTTTGAACCAAGGAGCTGATGTATACCTTGTGAAACCTTTTGAGCCAGAAGAACTTGTTGCCCAGGTTGAGTCTTCTCTCAGTCAAGCCAAACGGATGTTGAGCTATTCCGGTAGTGGTAATAAATCTTCGATGCTCCAAGTTCCGAGCAATGTTGAGCTTACTCCCACTGAAACAAAGGTCGTCAGTTTCGTGTCTCAAGGATTGTCTAATCGGGAAATTTCCGAAAAGCTCAATGTCAGTCAACGCACCATTGAGAGTCATGTTTCAAACATGCTTAACAAGACTAATTTAAATAACCGTACAGAGCTTGCTAGATGGGCAATGGATAACGGATTAGTTTAGATACTTGACAAAACACGGTAAGGGTTTGCTATAGTTGTTTCCGGTGAAAACACCGAACGCCCACGTAGCTCAGTTGGTAGAGCAGCTGATTTGTAATCAGCCGGTCGCAGGTTCAAGTCCTGTTGTGGGCTTTTTTAGTGCCTAGAATAAAAGGCAGTGAAGTTCAGGTTTTATGACTTGATGGAGATAGATTAATGGCGGCAGAGATTATTTGTGTCGGCACAGAAATTTTGCTGGGCGATATTGTCAATAGCAACAGTCGTTTTTTGGCGCGAGAACTGGCGGAGCTAGGGATTCCGCATTTTTTTCAGTCGGTTGTTGGAGATAATATCCAGCGTATTCATTCTCTAATTGATATTGCGATCGCCCGTGAGTCTGAAATTTTAATTTTTACAGGTGGATTAGGGCCAACGCCAGATGATCTGACCACTGAGGCGATCGCCACTTATTTTGATACGGAGCTTATCGAGCAGCCAGAGATTGTTGCTGATATCGAGGCAAAATTTGCAAAGCGAGGTCGCACGATGGTGGACAGCAATCGCAGGCAGGCATTGCTTCCAAAGGGTGCAGATATCCTCCCCAACCCCATTGGCACTGCCCCCGGTATTATTTGGCAACCGCAGGCGAATCTCACAATTTTTACTTTTCCTGGCGTGCCCTACGAGATGCATCGAATGTGGCAGGATACGGCTGTTCCTTTTTTGAAATCTCAGGGTTGGGGACAGTCGATTATCCATAGCGAAATGATGCGGTTTCGTGGCATCGGTGAATCTACCCTCGCGAGCAAAGTACATCATTTATTTGAGCAAGAAAATCCGACTGTTGCTCCTTATGCTTCTAAAGGCGAAGTGAAATTACGGGTGTCGGCAAAAGCAGATTCGGTTGAAACCGCCAAGCAGCTAATTGCACCTGTGGTAGACGAAATCAAGGCGATCGCCGGGCTACATTACTTTGGCTCCGATGACGATAGTTTGGCCAGTGTATTAGGTGAGTTGTTAGGCGATCGCCAACAAACATTGAGTGTTGCCGAATCCTGTACCGCTGGTGGACTCGGGGCAATGATCACCAGTATTTCTGGAGCTTCCAGCTATTTTATGGGTGGAGTAATCTCCTATCAAAACCGCATTAAACAAGATTTATTAGGTGTAAAAGCTGAAGACATTGAAACTGTTGGGGCAGTGAGTGAAACCGTCGCTGAACAAATGGCATTAGGCGCGAAAAAATATCTGCAAACAGATTGGGCGATCGCCATCAGCGGTATAGCGGGTCCAAAAAGTGATGATACCGACAAGCCAGTAGGCATGGTCTGTATTGCTTGGGCAGACCCCAAGGCACAAGTCACCAGCAAAACCTTTTACTATGGCGAAAATAGGGCGCGAGATCTAATTCGATATCTAAGTGCCTGTGATGCCCTTGATGGCCTGCGCCGTCAATTATTGACAACCCAAAATTAAGCAATATAAAGAAAAACTAAAAACTTCAAATAACAGCACAAAACGATACGTAAATGGCGGTTATCCCTCACTCTGCATCCCTCGCTCCTAAAAAGTTGTGCTATTCTTAATATATCTATAAAGACAACGTGCTCTGAAAGACTTTAATCTGTGATTAGATAGACGTCGGAGTACATAGTGATAACAGGAGTTTTCTTTTAGATGGGTTATATCGAAAAAGTTCTAGAAAAACTCAAAGAGTGGGCTGATAAAGTCATTGAAACTCTTCTTGGTCCTATTGCAGAACCCGAGCCTGAGTTGATTCCCATTCCTGTAAATGATCGCCACCGCCGTCGTCATTACTAAGTTTCGTCTTTGAGACAAACTTTGGAAAGTAAGTTTTCTAAATGTAGGTTGGGGATTAGTTGGTGCAGTTTAAAATACTTGCAATTCATGGTCCCAACCTAAATATGTTAGGGATCAGAGAGCCAGACATATATGGTTCCTTGAGCCTTGATCAAATAAATCAACAGCTCCTTGCAGAAGCTGAAAACCTTGGTATTGTGTTGGATACATTCCAATCAAATCATGAAGGGGAGTTGGTTGATTGTATTCAGCAGTCTTTTGGAAAGGTTCAAGGAATACTGATTAATCCTGCAGCCTATACCCATACGAGTGTGGCTCTACGTGACGCTATTAGTGCTGTTGGAATACCCACGGTGGAAGTTCACCTGAGTAACATCCACAAACGTGAAGCATTTCGCCATCACTCGTATATCGCGCCTATTGCTATTGGGCAGATTTGTGGTTTTGGCAAAGATAGTTATTTGTTGGGTTTAAGAGCATTAGTGACTCACCTTCAAGCACAGGAAAGGATGGAATATAGTAAATAATGGCGGGATTGCAGCGTCGGACATTGATTCTTTTAGTTATTGCAGCTGTTTGTGGTGGGTTTGCACTTGCCTTTGGTCATTTTTTGTCGCCATCTGTTACTGAGTCAGTTGATTTTCCACCTTTGCTCAGTGTTGCGGAGATGCAATTAATTGGTTTTACGATTTTTGTACAAGGTGAGACTCTCGATTTTGAGCGGCAAAGTGTTTCTTCTGATGCTACTTGGCGGATGACTACACCTCAGTCGGCTCCTGTTAGT from [Leptolyngbya] sp. PCC 7376 includes:
- a CDS encoding DUF2103 domain-containing protein: MSHSDEAGRLVWNHSTHLDGLIPILKKLVDYRGIRTITPGALSRAKGNIPKLKLRISVPLRGGFKLIARKGKSVQEVFIVTELSKPELEQAIATVL
- a CDS encoding response regulator transcription factor, yielding MSDSLNPQTTKLLLIDDDPNLILLVQDYLEFRGYQIMTANNGAEGLKALEEDVPDLIICDVMMPEMDGYSFIQEVRKNAKTSWIPVIFLSAKSQIQDRIQGLNQGADVYLVKPFEPEELVAQVESSLSQAKRMLSYSGSGNKSSMLQVPSNVELTPTETKVVSFVSQGLSNREISEKLNVSQRTIESHVSNMLNKTNLNNRTELARWAMDNGLV
- the aroQ gene encoding type II 3-dehydroquinate dehydratase — translated: MQFKILAIHGPNLNMLGIREPDIYGSLSLDQINQQLLAEAENLGIVLDTFQSNHEGELVDCIQQSFGKVQGILINPAAYTHTSVALRDAISAVGIPTVEVHLSNIHKREAFRHHSYIAPIAIGQICGFGKDSYLLGLRALVTHLQAQERMEYSK
- a CDS encoding competence/damage-inducible protein A; the protein is MAAEIICVGTEILLGDIVNSNSRFLARELAELGIPHFFQSVVGDNIQRIHSLIDIAIARESEILIFTGGLGPTPDDLTTEAIATYFDTELIEQPEIVADIEAKFAKRGRTMVDSNRRQALLPKGADILPNPIGTAPGIIWQPQANLTIFTFPGVPYEMHRMWQDTAVPFLKSQGWGQSIIHSEMMRFRGIGESTLASKVHHLFEQENPTVAPYASKGEVKLRVSAKADSVETAKQLIAPVVDEIKAIAGLHYFGSDDDSLASVLGELLGDRQQTLSVAESCTAGGLGAMITSISGASSYFMGGVISYQNRIKQDLLGVKAEDIETVGAVSETVAEQMALGAKKYLQTDWAIAISGIAGPKSDDTDKPVGMVCIAWADPKAQVTSKTFYYGENRARDLIRYLSACDALDGLRRQLLTTQN
- a CDS encoding ferredoxin, producing the protein MTDIERPPEQCDETLKNCVDNLGISQIDRHVFICADQTKPKCCDKAASIEAWNYLKTRLKELELDRVSTESPHIFRTKANCLRVCNQGPVLVIYPDGVWYRNASPALIERIIQEHLLGDRPVREYVIAEYPLPQP
- the rph gene encoding ribonuclease PH; protein product: MAWQRPDNRTFDQLRPFKFEVDFTKFAKASVLTSCGDTKVLCTISVEDRVPPFLRDSGQGWLTAEYRMMPGATPERQRREFMKLSGRTQEIQRLIGRSLRAAVDLKALGERTITVDADVMQADGGTRTTSITGGFVGVAIACDRLVKEGILEKSPIIAPVAAISVGIIEGEAFLDLNYPEDFAADVDFNVVMIDGKNLIEVQGTAEAGSYTRAELNKILDVAETGIQELTALQNLAIDGSE
- the hisF gene encoding imidazole glycerol phosphate synthase subunit HisF, with amino-acid sequence MLAKRILPCLDVNAGRVVKGVNFVDLKDAGDPVELAKVYNDAGADELVFLDITATHEDRGTIIDVVYRTAEQVFIPLTVGGGISNTDQIKNLLRAGADKVSINSSAVRNPDFINEAADRFGNQCIVVAIDARRREDPENPGWDVYVRGGRENTGIDALEWAKEMAQRGAGELLVTSMDADGTQAGYDLEITRAIADAVEIPVIASGGAGNTHHIYEALTDGKAEAALLASLLHYGQLTVAEIKTYLQQHKVPVRPNR
- a CDS encoding LexA family transcriptional regulator, which codes for MSRGGFREKSGRKPKWGPGEKTCRVPVPQSIRYALEDAIEELWHGEGLRGQALIDALLSIRFRKLPKYNAAVSAGGNRTSSAGGEVRGSDYEEVDLFEELITKPENMMILPVVGDSMIGIGIYQDDWLIVEKIDPLFERPKEGDIVIASINDEDVVKRYLRENGQIVLASENPDYPPIKYSEGSIYISGIVKSVIRRNL
- a CDS encoding DUF561 domain-containing protein, whose amino-acid sequence is MDVMLKNAFAQRRALKVISGLKNLDTDNVLAVVKAAEMGGATFVDIAADAELIRQVKETISLLVCVSAVDAQVLKDAVDAGADLVEIGNFDAFYEEGRRFEAEEVLALTKETRALLPNVTLSVTVPHILALDEQVALAEALVTAGADIIQTEGGKASHPISAGTLGLIEKAAPTLAAAHAIARAVDVPVMCASGLSDVTAPMAIAAGAMGIGVGSAINKLNDPLAMVAAVRKLVEALETSSVKAQR
- the clpS gene encoding ATP-dependent Clp protease adapter ClpS, with amino-acid sequence MPTAPTITPESASKTIRKPYPNFKVIVLNDDVNTFQHVAESIMTYIPNMTSDRAWDLTNQVHFDGQATVWVGPQEPAELYHQQLRRAGLTMAPLEAA